The following are encoded in a window of Dictyostelium discoideum AX4 chromosome 6 chromosome, whole genome shotgun sequence genomic DNA:
- a CDS encoding patatin family protein yields MFNEFIKVNGKNGQLFITIGKFISLQVQPWMAMMIGVFLIIAVFRVYEYISSGEWRNKNTTNLKRRKDSIGDPLLMIRQMINTKPKRFNDIFPEELKELAKRRVNVLKEKDPFQISKLFPAYALLNSSKSSFNRKSNLANSTSSTPPLANKKSKKSQVVFHTPQPLNSSSIINEPSPLFLSPNNIITTDANDTTTTTTTATTTSTISTNEIKQLNNTNPNNNINPQINNNNNNNNNNNNSGGGDFNKLNYNSTQLKINTSVGIGNVNNIPETYDNDDNNENSNKNKKVDRVDEKVNKDELLPSPQSLRSTWNGASNANSSTTANNTTLNELPFIEDYSDDEVLDSASTLSGISKKSDNTIGSTSTIGTTNTTGTNNTTTTASSSSPSYSTLHNSGYNQKVTPSVNFGLVGLALSGGGIRSATFNLGLLQALSKHKLFKKIDYLSTVSGGGFIGSCLISLLSEGTYTTEWHNFPFHYGRGLKEGTPLTHLRSSANYLANGIFEFLLFPVLILRGIVLNLISIFPFVWALLLFERYVPVQFGEGYHVSLRIGWNLLIHIIIFPIISRPKVTIPVLVGFVFFYYGELSKYFSKISNIDLGISIMLHLYLNFPMLFKKEGSKVWYDRSFGWLFIVLIAGAFVESLPLIEVVYTYYFGGSSSTSFRVYPLISLFALILADSLAFTLLTNPKLSPWKRLVFHIIVSVIGPILLILTYLELSVWLDSSCPLFGIGNGMCFFISLLSFFSLDINETSMHKYYRDRLSKAYMFSIKNGRFRPYGGEKISRLNRRSVAPYLLVNTTLNSVSNSDGLELPNSRGSDFFIFSQHYCGSESSGYRSTEQMERLDRRLDLATAVSISGAAVGTKMGTATIPTLVMSLGILNIRLGYWLPNPLGIFLSHPVLGRVFYGGFACYHLVKEFGWTPMTSKDWCINLSDGGHIENLGAYELIKRRCKFIIISDSEADPDMTFPSMAQLMRLVRIDFGINIQINLDDIRRSPTTGYSKKHWTVGKIIYQKKKSGFSHDTHNYHHNENEKSNKTSSNSNNNNNNYNNNNNQNNNHQNSYENDPPSGEVGYILYIKSSLTGDEDEIIKEYQSQHPSFPHESTTDQFFTEAQFESYRSLGYHIGGSSLFGPKYNRLFDGENLQDFFEKIYLSCNGELPHGWKEKTDGVGTKYFVQEEHNKQTFMDPRINKKV; encoded by the exons atgtttaatgaatttataaaagtGAATGGTAAAAATGGtcaattatttataactATTGGAAAGTTTATATCATTACAAGTTCAACCATGGATGGCAATGATGATAGgtgtatttttaataatagcgGTATTTAGAGTTTATGAATATATATCATCAGGAGAATGGAGGAATAAAAACACTACAAATTTAAAGAGACGTAAAGATAGTATTGGTGATCCACTATTAATGATTAGGCAAATGATTAATACTAAACcaaaaagatttaatgaTATTTTCCCAGAAGAGTTAAAAGAGTTGGCAAAAAGAAGAGTGAATGTATTAAAAGAGAAAGATCCATTTCAAATCTCTAAATTGTTTCCAGCATATGCTCTATTAAATTCCTCAAAGAGTTCATTCAATAGAAAATCTAATCTTGCAAATTCTACCTCTTCAACACCACCTCttgcaaataaaaaatcaaagaaatctCAAGTTGTATTTCATACACCACAGCCATTAAATTCAAGTTCAATCATAAATGaaccatcaccattattcctttcaccaaataatattattactactgaTGCTAAtgatacaacaacaacaacaacaacagcaacaacgacttcaacaatttcaacaaatgaaattaaacaattaaataatacaaacccaaataataatattaatcctcaaattaataataataataataataataataataataataatagtggaggtggtgattttaataaattaaattataattctacccaattaaaaattaatacaagtgttggtattggtaatgtaaataatatacCAGAAActtatgataatgatgataataatgaaaatagtaataaaaataaaaaagtagaTAGAGTTGATGAAAAAGTGAATAAAGATGAATTATTACCAAGTCCTCAATCATTGCGTAGTACTTGGAATGGTGCATCCAATGCaaattcatcaacaacagcaaatAATACAACATTAAATGAATTACCATTTATTGAGGATTATTCAGATGATGAAGTATTAGATTCAGCATCAACATTATCAGGTATAAGTAAAAAGAGTGATAATACTATAGGATCTACAAGTACAATAGGAACTACAAATACAACAGGAACGAATAATACAACCACCAcagcatcatcatcatcaccatcctATTCAACATTACATAATAGTGGATATAATCAAAAGGTAACCCCATCAGTTAATTTTGGATTAGTTGGATTAGCATTATCAGGTGGTGGAATTAGATCAGCAACTTTTAATTTAGGATTACTTCAAGCATTATCAAaacataaattatttaaaaagattgatTATCTATCTACTGTATCGGGTGGTGGATTCATAGGATCatgtttaatatcattattaagtGAGGGTACCTATACGACCGAGTGGCATAATTTCCCATTTCATTATGGTAGAGGATTAAAAGAGGGTACACCATTAACTCATTTAAGAAGTAGCGCAAACTATTTAGCCAATGGTATTTTCGAATTCTTATTATTTCCAGTATTGATTCTACGTGgtattgttttaaatctaatttcaatatttccaTTTGTTTGGGCATTACTATTGTTTGAAAGATACGTTCCAGTTCAATTTGGTGAAGGTTATCATGTTTCATTAAGAATAGGTTGGAATCTATTAATtcatattatcattttcccAATTATTTCAAGACCAAAAGTTACCATACCGGTATTGGTTGGTTTCGTCTTTTTCTACTATGGTGAACTTTCAAAGTATTTctcaaaaatttcaaatatcgATTTGGGTATATCAATAATGTtacatttatatttaaatttcccAATGTTATTCAAAAAGGAAGGTAGCAAAGTTTGGTATGATCGATCATTTGGTTGGttatttatagttttgaTTGCTGGCGCATTCGTTGAATCATTACCTTTAATAGAAGTGGTTTATACCTATTATTTTGGTGGATCAAGTTCAACATCATTTAGAGTTTATCCATTGATATCATTGTTTGCATTGATATTAGCAGATTCCTTAGCATTCACTCTATTGACAAATCCAAAACTTTCACCTTGGAAACGTTTAGTATTTCATATTATAGTTAGTGTGATTGGTCCAATTCTATTGATTCTAACTTATTTGGAATTAAGTGTTTGGTTAGATTCAAGTTGTCCATTGTTTGGTATTGGAAATGGTATGTGTTTTTTCATATCATTATTAAGTTTCTTTAGTTTGGATATAAATGAAACATCAATGCATAAATATTATCGTGACCGTCTAAGTAAAGCATATATGTTTAGCATCAAGAATGGTAGATTTAGACCTTATGGTGGTGAGAAAATTTCAAGATTAAATAGAAGATCCGTTGCACCCTATCTTTTGGTTAATACAACTTTAAATTCAGTTAGTAATAGTGATGGATTAGAGTTACCAAATTCTCGTGGTTCagatttctttattttctctCAACATTATTGTGGTAGTGAATCGAGTGGTTATAGATCAACCGAACAAATGGAACGTTTAGATAGAAGATTAGATTTAGCAACTGCCGTCTCAATATCTGGTGCTGCCGTTGGAACTAAAATGGGTACTGCTACAATTCCAACTTTGGTCATGTCATTGGGTATCCTAAATATTAGATTGGGATATTGGTTACCAAATCCACTTGGTATCTTTCTTAGTCATCCAGTATTGGGTAGAGTATTTTATGGTGGGTTTGCATGTTATCATTTAGTCAAAGAATTTGGTTGGACTCCAATGACAAGTAAAGATTGGTGTATCAATCTAAGTGATGGTGGCCATATCGAAAATTTAGGTGCttatgaattaattaaacgtCGTtgcaaattcattattatcagtgATTCGGAAGCTGATCCTGATATGACATTCCCTTCAATGGCTCAGTTAATGAGATTGGTTAGAATCGATTTTGgtataaatattcaaattaatttagatGATATTAGAAGATCACCTACAACTGGTTATAGTAAAAAACATTGGACTGTtggtaaaattatttatcaaaaaaagaaaagtggATTTTCACATGATACTCATAATTATCAtcataatgaaaatgaaaaatcaaataaaactagtagtaatagtaataataataataataattataataataataataatcaaaataataatcatcaaaATTCTTATGAAAATGATCCACCATCAGGAGAAGTAGGTTATATACTTTatattaaatcatcattaactggtgatgaagatgaaattattaaagaatatcAATCTCAACATCCATCATTCCCTCATGAATCAACAACTGATCAATTCTTTACAGAGGCTCAATTTGAATCTTATAGAAGTTTAGGTTATCATATTGGTGGTTCTTCATTGTTTGGTCCAAAATATAATCGTCTATTTGATGGTGAGAATTTACAAGATTTCTttgaaaagatttatttatctTGTAATGGTGAATTACCACAc gGTTGGAAAGAAAAAACTGATGGTGTTGGTACAAAATATTTTGTTCAAGAGGAGCATAATAAACAAACTTTTATGGATccaagaataaataaaaaagtttaa
- a CDS encoding Zim17-type zinc finger-containing protein: protein MKRFISNVSKQILIKNPIIKNNNNCKIINSFSNIYKQQPLQKPISSLFNNNFKNYNQRFYCEKQQQPNNSESVTNAEIDHHGEDTENEFKPVVVDGVRIEPKYYIEFTCTYVDPKLKTECGFVSKKTFSKHSYHKGVVLIRCDGCKKIHTIADNLGWTGYENAKNIEEIMAEKGETVRRYLLKQDEIEDEKKSDEPVLIGSSNKNEEPKK, encoded by the exons atgaaaagatttatttcaaatgtttcaaaacaaattttaattaaaaatccaattattaaaaataataataattgtaaaataattaatagtttttcaAACATAtacaaacaacaaccactacaAAAACCAATTagttcattatttaataataattttaaaaattataatcaaagattttattgtgaaaaacaacaacaaccaaataatTCAGAATCAGTTACAAATGCAGAGATTGATCATCATGGTGAAGATAcagaaaatgaatttaaaccagtagttgttgatggtgttaGAATCGAACCAAAATATTATATCGAATTTACATGTACATACGTTgatccaaaattaaaaactgaATGTGGTTTCGTTTCAAAGAAAACTTTTTCAAAACATTCTTATCATAAAGGTGTAGTTTTAATTAGATGTGATGGTTGTAAAAAGATTC atacaaTTGCTGATAATTTAGGTTGGACAGGTTATGAAAATGCCAAAAATATTGAAGAAATTATGGCAGAAAAAGGTGAAACAGTTAGAAGATATTTACTTAAACaagatgaaattgaagatGAAAAGAAATCTGATGAGCCAGTTTTAATTGGtagttcaaataaaaatgaagaacctaaaaaataa
- a CDS encoding oligopeptidase B — protein MKSFRVQPLSSTLGVINQYNLLNSYTSKKINFTQKINYYKNNNNNNNNISLKNLSSSLLFNSNNNINKINNDNNNNIIILNSLLKRKYSSSIVNLLSDLKEKILDKVENFEDKKKIDFDFGLNKGNLNYYLEKVSIPKKSLPPPIADQKPYSLEIHGTTLNDPYNWLRNIEDPKVLKYIENENKYKDKFTKSYISPLSRKLRSVFKRVFIDHPDEDEIINGYKMIIKNKNLFRQRVSDGYTQLLLSDGEKIAGYEINLRDIIVFRFSRDNSFFSFVTEVDSSENKVCIIKKISIPGAPVVDVIKNCSSIEWGKNNDLFYVEHDLVFHRSHKIFKKSIKNNIKLNEEEVNQSELMIYEENPAYYLDIYVPKDGEYIFYLSNCKISTLIYYNKLHDNPSEPITSKSYKIMLSRVDNLEYYAEHNGDEFYIFANANKGDLNIYKVKDTIENGKFHDLELFIPSEAQSMIKDVDMYKDYLVLNDLHKFQPRIRIISKNAETNRFDKSLEKIITFPHKIIELSMGVNGGYENNEHFFLSYCTPTQNVIRTKISLKDGTITILGESIERGPLTINPDAFETDILWVPSKSDPSIKIPLSICYNKKAVRFDGKTPCVLHGYGSYGTVYSLLYNVEDLLLMNAGFIVARAHVRGGSELGRTWYNDGKLLNKKNTFSDYIDCVEYLFENKYTSPNYLIGRGSSAGGLLMCNVALTYPHYFSGIISQVPFADVLTSMLDESLPLTIHEYGEWGNPNLDKQVFNYIKQYDPYILLDDPNIQSSLKSLPNLYITCSTSDYRVPFWQPLKWVAKLRNKLKSLTHGDDNNNNNNNSPLILLGIDDDSGHFGPNDRNSLTKKWSFDLSFIFYSIKKSTNKK, from the exons ATGAAATCTTTCAGAGTTCAACCTTTATCATCAACTTTGGGTGTGATTAATCAATACAATTTGTTAAATTCATAcacatcaaaaaaaataaatttcacacaaaaaattaattattataaaaataataataacaataataataatatatctttaaaaaatttatcatcatctctTTTAttcaatagtaataataatatcaataaaattaataatgataataataataatataataatattaaattcattattaaaaagaaaatatagtTCTAGTATTGTTAATTTACTTTcagatttaaaagaaaagatacttgataaagttgaaaattttgaagataaaaaaaaaattgattttgattttggattgaataaaggtaatttaaattattatttagaaaaaGTATCAATACCtaaaaaatcattaccaccaccaattgcAGATCAAAAACCATATTCATTAGAAATTCATGGTACAACTTTAAATGATCCATATAATTGGTTAAGAAATATTGAAGATCCAAaagtattaaaatatattgaaaatgaaaataaatataaagataaatttacaaaatctTATATAAGTCCATTATCAAGAAAATTAAGATCAGTTTTTAAAAGAGTATTTATTGATCATccagatgaagatgaaatcATAAATGGTTATaaaatgattataaaaaataaaaatttattccgTCAAAGAGTTTCAGATGGTTATACTCAa ttattattatcagatGGTGAAAAAATAGCAGGAtatgaaataaatttaagagatataattgtttttagattttcaagggataattcatttttttcatttgttaCAGAAGTTGATAGTAGTGAAAATAAAGTttgtataattaaaaaaatatcaattccAGGTGCACCAGTTGTAGatgtaattaaaaattgtagTTCAATTGAATGGGGTAAAAATAACGATTTGTTTTATGTTGAACATGACCTTGTTTTTCATCGTTCTCATAAA atatttaaaaaatcaattaaaaataatattaaattaaatgaagaagaagttAATCAATCTGAATTAATGATATATGAAGAAAATCCAGCTTATTATTTAGATATTTATGTTCCAAAAGATGgtgaatatatattttatttatcaaattgtaaaatatcaactttaatttattataataaattacatgATAATCCAAGTGAACCAATAACATCGAAATCGTATAAGATTATGTTATCAAGAGTTGATAATTTAGAATATTATGCAGAACataatggtgatgaattttatatatttgcAAATGCAAATAAGggtgatttaaatatttataaagttAAGgatacaattgaaaatggtaaatttcatgatttagaattatttatACCTTCAGAGGCTCAATCAATGATAAAAGATGTTGATATGTATAAAGATTATTTAGTATTGAATGATTTACACAAGTTTCAACCAAGAATTCGtataatttctaaaaatgcAGAAACAAATCGatttgataaatctttaGAAAAGATTATAACATTTCCACATAAAATCATTGAATTGTCAATGGGTGTTAATGGGGgctatgaaaataatgagcatttctttttatcatATTGTACACCAACTCAAAATGTAATTCGTACAAAGATTTCCCTAAAGGATGGAACGATTACTATACTGggtgaatcaattgaaagagGTCCTCTAACTATAAATCCAGACGCTTTTGAAACTGACATACTTTGGGTACCTTCAAAATCAGATCCGTCAATTAAAATACCATTATCAATTTGTTACAATAAAAAAGCAGTCAGATTCGATGGCAAAACACCATGTGTACTTCACGGATACGGCTCCTATGGCACTGTCTATTCTCTATTGTATAATGTTGAGGATTTGCTTTTGATGAATGCTGGTTTTATTGTTGCAAGGGCACATGTTAGAGGTGGTAGTGAGTTGGGCAGAACTTGGTATAATGATGGTAAACTTTTGAATAAGAAGAATACTTTCTCTGACTATATCGATTGCgttgaatatttatttgaaaataaatacacaagtccaaattatttaattggtaGAGGTTCAAGTGCTGGTGGATTGTTAATGTGTAATGTTGCCTTGACCTATCCTCATTATTTCAGTGGAATTATCTCTCAAGTTCCATTTGCCGATGTTTTAACCTCAATGTTAGATGAATCATTGCCTTTGACAATTCATGAATATGGTGAATGGGGTAATCCAAATTTGGATAAACAAGTTTTCAACTATATCAAACAATACGATCCATACATTCTTTTAGATGATCCAAATATtcaatcatcattaaaatctttaCCAAATCTTTATATTACATGTTCAACTAGTGATTATCGTGTACCATTTTGGCAACCATTAAAATGGGTTGCTAAattaagaaataaattaaaatctttaacaCATggagatgataataataataataataataattctccACTCATTTTATTAggtattgatgatgattctgGTCATTTCGGTCCAAATGATAGAAATTCATTAACTAAAAAATGGTCATTTGAtttaagttttattttttattcaattaaaaaatcaacaaataaaaaataa
- the symA gene encoding calmodulin-binding protein, whose protein sequence is MPEILNSISTKTWLVVTQSCLGGLIFGYATGIIVGARGPIADKFGASIPLQGVIVCSILLGALIGSFAGGFAADRFGRKPLLLFTAITTIAGAIGSGFGPNVATICILRFIHGLGVGSSSSVCPLMVSEMVSEKRRGFFGSFFQISITVGILIANILAYAIAGEWKLMFCLGAIPGGLLFIVWAFIAESPVYLEKQKKKLVRSTSGNEDLTTKGGDCDAASSGSVKKSGFSVIFAKNARKPMLIGILLAVLAQLTGINAFMYFSTTIFLDAGIDGKNAPEIAAIILQVWNVLTTLIAISFVDRLGRRFLLFTGSVVMTVCDLLIALFFVVLHGSAKGWASIVFLFIFVAGFEASIGTLFWFVINEILPEESKSIGAPVINAFQWCFNLILSFFFLVVVEYLGQSTMFWIFGGIGLTTTILLYFNLPTSLGKTITSNPINNEVDTKNDSASPSSHNI, encoded by the exons atgccagaaatattaaatagtATTTCAACTAAAACTTGGTTAGTTGTAACACAAAGTTGTTTAGGTGGTTTAATATTTGGGTACGCAACAGGTATTATTGTTGGTGCAAGAGGTCCAATTGCAGATAAATTTGGAGCATCAATTCCGTTACAAGGTGTAATTGTATGTAGTATATTATTAGGTGCATTGATTGGTTCATTTGCTGGTGGTTTCGCTGCTGATAGATTCGGAAGAAAGCCATTACTTTTATTCACTGCCATTACAACTATTGCTGGTGCCATTGGTTCTGGATTCGGTCCAAATGTTGCAACCATTTGTATACTTAGATTTATACATGGTTTAGGTGTTGGTTCGTCTTCATCAGTTTGTCCATTAATGGTCTCTGAAATGGTGTCTGAAAAAAGAAGAGGTTTCTTTGGTTCATTCTTTCAA ATTTCTATTACTGTTGGTATTTTAATTGCAAATATATTAGCATATGCAATTGCAGGTGAATGGAAATTAATGTTTTGCTTGGGTGCTATTCCAGGAGGATTACTATTCATTGTTTGGGCATTTATTGCTGAATCACCAGTTTACTTGGaaaaacaaaagaagaaattggTCAGATCTACAAGTGGAAACGAAGATTTAACTACTAAAGGCGGAGATTGTGATGCAGCTTCTTCAGGATCTGTTAAAAAATCTGGTTTCTCGGTAATATTTGCAAAGAACGCTAGAAAACCAATGTTGATTGGTATTTTATTAGCTGTTTTGGCTCAATTG ACTGGTATTAATGCATTTATGTATttctcaacaacaattttcCTTGATGCTGGTATTGATGGTAAAAACGCACCAGAAATTGCAGCCATTATATTACAAGTTTGGAATGTATTAACCACTTTGATTGCCATTTCATTTGTTGATAGACTTGGAAGAAGATTCTTGTTATTCACCGGTTCAGTTGTCATGACAGTTTGTGATCTTTTGATTGCATTATTCTTTGTTGTATTACATGGTTCTGCAAAAGGATGGGCATCAATTGTTTTCTTATTCATTTTCGTTGCAGGTTTTGAAGCTTCAATTGGTACACTA ttttggTTTGTAATTAATGAAATCTTACCAGAAGAAAGTAAAAGTATTGGTGCACCAGTTATTAATGCATTCCAGTGGTGtttcaatttgattttatcatTCTTCTTTTTGGTTGTCGTAGAGTATTTGGGCCAATCAACAATGTTTTGGATATTTGGTGGAATAGGTTTAACAACTaccattttattatatttcaaTTTACCAACTTCATTAGGAAAAACCATAACTTCAAATCCAATCAACAACGAAGTTGATACTAAAAATGATTCTGCCTCTCCATCCTCacataatatttaa
- the racL gene encoding Rho GTPase gives MQYIKMVICGDGAVGKTSLLIAFASGEFPRDYQPTVFDNFSTLYMFQNKAYNLGLFDTAGQEDFDRLRPLGYNDTDLFLICYSVINPPSYANVYDKWYSEIKLYTGSEIPLILVGTQNDLRHDKATRETLALKQQAPISYEEGMMMRKRIGAKAFTECSVVSGKNVKQVFEEAIKVYQDRQIEISKSKEKNNCIIL, from the exons atgcaatatataaaaa tgGTAATTTGTGGTGATGGAGCAGTTGGTAAAACAAGTTTATTAATTGCATTTGCATCAGGTGAATTTCCTAGAGATTATCAACCAACagtatttgataattttagtACATTATATATGTTTCAAAATAAAGCCTATAATTTAGGATTATTTGATACAGCTGGTCAAGAAGATTTTGATAGATTAAGACCATTAGGATATAACGATactgatttatttttaatatgttaTTCTGTAATAAATCCACCATCATATGCTAATGTTTATGATAAATGGTATTCCGAGATTAAATTATATACCGGATCTGAAATTCCATTGATACTAGTTGGAACACAAAATGATTTGAGGCATGATAAAGCAACTCGTGAAACTTTAGCATTGAAACAACAAGCTCCAATCTCATATGAAGAAGGTATGATGATGAGAAAAAGAATTGGTGCTAAAGCTTTCACTGAATGTAGTGTTGTAAGTGGTAAAAATGTTAAACAAGTTTTTGAAGAAGCAATTAAAGTTTATCAAGATAGacaaattgaaatttcaaaatcaaaagaaaaaaacaattgtatAATCTTataa
- the ppt3 gene encoding palmitoyl-protein thioesterase 3: MRILSSLILLIALAIALVSATRPVVLMHGVTTGKESMEPLKSWIEESIPDIYVLNVEIGNGAFDSIFTTMDSQIEEFAQVVQADPKLANGFNLIGFSQGTLIARAFVQRYNNPQVYNYISWNGPQGGQFGTPFVNIPWVDKVLGTIPYEKTIQKKLSVAEYWKDPHRIDKYLERSIFLADINNEYQVKNTTYKENLTKLNAMVLTYSTNDKTIIPKESGWFSFYADGSGTEVVPLQQQTQYSEDWLGLRTLDESNRLFFYTTTCTHRDHPIEDYCKPYFTNFTLPYLQN; the protein is encoded by the exons ATGAGAATTTTATcaagtttaattttattaattgctTTAGCAATTGCACTTGTTAGTGCCACCAGACCAGTTGTATTAATGCACGGTGTTACAACTGGTAAAGAATCAATGGAACCATTAAAATCTTGGATTGAAGAATCTATTCCAGATATTTATGTtttaaatgttgaaattGGAAATGGTGcatttgattcaattttcaCTACTATGGATTCACAAATTGAAGAATTTGCTCAAGTTGTCCAAGCCGATCCAAAATTAGCAAATGGTTTCAATTTAATTGGTTTCAGCCAAGGTACTTTAATTGCTCGTGCATTCGTTCAACGTTATAATAATCCACAAGTATACAATTATATTAGTTGGAATGGTCCACAAGGTGGTCAATTCGGTACTCCATTTGTTAATATTCCATGGGTTGATAAGGTACTTGGTACAATTCCATATGAAAAAACTATTCAAAAGAAACTTTCAGTTGCTGAATATTGGAAAga TCCACATAGAATTGATAAATATCTTGAAAGATCAATCTTTTTAgcagatattaataatgaatatcaAGTTAAAAATACAACTTATAAAGAAAATCTCACAAAATTAAATGCTATGGTTCTCACTTATAGTACAAATGATAAAACCATCATTCCAAAAGAATCTGGTTGGTTCAGTTTTTATGCTGATGGTAGTGGTACAGAAGTTGTtccattacaacaacaaacacaatACTCTGAAGATTGGTTAGGTTTAAGAACTCTTGATGAATCAAATCGTCTTTTCTTCTATACCACAACTTGCACTCATCGTGATCACCCAATTGAAGATTATTGCAAACCATACTTTACAAACTTTACTTTACCATATTtacaaaactaa
- the cspB gene encoding culmination specific protein 45D, with amino-acid sequence MVLSEKVDKNVRLDRRSCAAYRGTEKKNGHGQYGWGDINDEIQAGEEEFYEEQEELKK; translated from the exons ATGGTTCTTTCAGAAAAAGTTGACAAAAATGTTAGATTAGACCGTAGATCTTGTGCAGCTTACAGAGGCACTGAAAAGAAGA ATGGACATGGTCAATATGGTTGGGGCGATATCAACGATGAAATCCAGGCTGGTGAAGAAGAATTCTACGAAGAACAAGAGGAACTTAAGAAATAG